GGCCGGTGCGGGATAGGCGCCTTGGGCGGCGGCCACAGCATCCAGAGCTGCGCCAATCTTGACCAGGTGGTCATGCGACGTCTGTTGCTCGGCAGCGGAAACCATACTTGTCACTGGCGCAATCAGCATCGAGCCCAATGCGTAAATCTGGTTCTGCAGGGGAATCCCGACATAGGTCAGCCGCAATTGCTGCCCCTCTTGCTTATGCGTAAAGTGCGATTTGAATCCGTCAAACATTTCCGACAGCACCATGGCAGGGCCCGCGGAGCCGATGCCTCCCGAGGGATCGATATTCGCGACCATCTCGTCGACGCTCTCGCCAATTTTCTCGACGACATTCAAAACCAGCGCTTCCGTCGCGATCGCCCCCTCTTGGTCCTTGGCGTGCAAATCCATGGTGATGCCGGTGACGGGCGTGATGTCGAATTTGACAATCGCCTCGTCGATGTTCTTCGGGACCTCCTTGACGGCGTCGAACGGCGGTTTGTCGAACGGGGCCGGAAGCTTGCTAAACACCAGGAAAGTCATAATCTGCGGCCGAATCAGCGCCAACTCGACGACGAGTAGTGCGCCCGCGGCATCATCTGATTTACGGAGTGTCGTCAACAGCGGGCTCTCGGCGTCGGCCGGGGCCGCCAGCATCTTCTTTAAGGTCTCCTCATCGGCTGTGACGACCGTACGATCATCTGCGAAGAAAAGGCAACGCCCTCCCTCGAGGGGACGATAATACTTGCGATCTCCGTCAGTTACCTCGTCCCACTCCGGCGAAATCGCTTGTCGAAGCTGCTGCGGATCCTCCGGCTTCTTAAAGCGGATAATGGCACCCACAAAAAACTCGCCAAGTTTCTTGCCGAGTCCTCCGATGATCATGACCTGTTCCAGCTTGGCAGGCTCATATCCCGTATCCGCCTGAATCTGGCGTGGCAGCAGTGTATTCGAGAATATTCTGAAGTTGGGCGCCGCGAAAAGTTGATGCGGGTCAATCGCCAGGGCCACCGCGGCGTCGGCGGGAACAAACGACAAATTTAACGGCTTCGGTGTTTTCAAGGGCAGAGGAACTGAATTTGTAATATCGATAGGGCCGCTCTTGCCTGCCGGAGCAGGGATGCTTGCCTTCCGCTCGCAACCTACCGCCACGCCAAACAGAGCCACAACCACTGCTAAAC
This genomic window from Pirellulales bacterium contains:
- a CDS encoding DUF1559 domain-containing protein; translated protein: MSFVPADAAVALAIDPHQLFAAPNFRIFSNTLLPRQIQADTGYEPAKLEQVMIIGGLGKKLGEFFVGAIIRFKKPEDPQQLRQAISPEWDEVTDGDRKYYRPLEGGRCLFFADDRTVVTADEETLKKMLAAPADAESPLLTTLRKSDDAAGALLVVELALIRPQIMTFLVFSKLPAPFDKPPFDAVKEVPKNIDEAIVKFDITPVTGITMDLHAKDQEGAIATEALVLNVVEKIGESVDEMVANIDPSGGIGSAGPAMVLSEMFDGFKSHFTHKQEGQQLRLTYVGIPLQNQIYALGSMLIAPVTSMVSAAEQQTSHDHLVKIGAALDAVAAAQGAYPAPAILSADGKPLLSWRVGLLPFLGEEALYKEFHLDEPWDSEHNKPLIDRMPRAYRTPGQPFDGHTYYLMPTGAGTVFEGQDAPKPDSITDPKGATILVVEVFDQRGAIWTKPTDLKFDRADPGANVTHLAKLKFQALFADGTAKVVDQKKNPNIVLFFSPAGGEEVPQGF